In Colwellia sp. M166, a genomic segment contains:
- the prsT gene encoding XrtA/PEP-CTERM system TPR-repeat protein PrsT, giving the protein MTKLAKHFIFLFFTFSVFAGDATELFELANKKFNEHQYDEAKLHIKNLIKQQPSNIPARFLMVDLLLAIEQGALAETELNIIEGLGGDYKKIALQRSKALLMQNKYNEVLNLFDDNYIDQIFVAKMYVLKGLAHLGLRELNFAENAFNLALKFNVSNLDATLGLAQLKVNRFQYYDASILVEQVLAMPFPPEKAWFLKASVEQNIGNYDDALSSINTVLLNDPENVEALILRATLSFELKNYTAAKSDALLVLEKVPNEPRAKFIQAAIAVQDNDLASSNTLIAEIAQTLAKISKTDLHSNPSYLYLAGVIFYQQNQYALAKEYFNQYIKIDNFNANAKLLMARISMEQGDFEDAKTQLVKALIQHGNNHQILTLLGVCYLELQQYESALVYFQQAKSLHSSENVDLQLAKTYLSLNQRAPAIQLLTEGDFNEQQQVFASFLLVKAYLEEGKTELAVKIALKLSLLQPKNPEFIHHLGFVYQSIGDFEKAKTQYQQALTLNKQHTKSIISLAQVTSIMGQPEQGLTQLKNALVQLPTDIEILKAIANHFQRMGQDNNAILMYQKALEQQPDNEELIINFASVLVHLGNYSEAIEEIKAFILTQKKTDNVYLLLGHLYINTKQVQLAIESYRSALKFDANKSQVYYFIAKAYQEDRKFSAAVAAYQKAIAWAPASLEPVLALANYFNQESRYNDAIEVLLAFDGAAKASDRFIEILAHSYFLNKQYQQAEQSYLKIKQSNKISTVSGLSLVYQAMEQQEKAITLLERALNINADNLILLSALAEVYINNEHWVKAEEIYNKIIGLDGNQPMLLNNAAFIAMSQSKFEQAKEYATRSVALVDNAPDSLDTLGWIYYLTKDYTQALALLREALAIESSNVAIKYHMAMTLKALGQDREAFNLLREVVNSNVDFSDKSKAKQVLEYWSQP; this is encoded by the coding sequence ATGACGAAACTAGCTAAACATTTTATTTTTTTATTTTTTACATTCTCAGTATTTGCTGGTGATGCGACTGAACTTTTTGAATTAGCAAATAAAAAGTTTAATGAACATCAATATGATGAAGCTAAACTCCATATAAAAAACCTCATTAAACAGCAGCCTAGTAATATACCAGCACGTTTCTTAATGGTTGATTTATTACTAGCAATTGAACAAGGCGCGTTAGCGGAAACAGAATTAAATATTATTGAAGGGCTTGGGGGGGATTACAAAAAAATTGCCTTACAACGTAGCAAAGCGCTGTTAATGCAAAATAAATATAATGAAGTACTCAATCTATTTGATGATAACTATATTGATCAAATCTTTGTCGCTAAAATGTATGTTTTAAAAGGTTTAGCGCATTTAGGCTTAAGAGAACTGAATTTCGCAGAAAATGCATTTAATCTGGCATTAAAGTTCAATGTCAGTAACTTAGATGCGACATTAGGATTAGCTCAACTAAAAGTAAATCGGTTTCAATATTACGACGCTAGTATTTTAGTTGAACAGGTGTTGGCTATGCCATTTCCACCTGAAAAAGCATGGTTTTTAAAGGCAAGTGTAGAACAAAATATAGGCAATTATGACGATGCGTTAAGCAGTATTAATACTGTATTGTTAAATGATCCTGAAAACGTTGAAGCACTTATCCTAAGAGCAACGTTATCATTTGAGTTGAAAAACTATACCGCCGCGAAAAGCGATGCCTTGTTGGTATTAGAAAAAGTTCCAAATGAACCACGAGCAAAATTTATTCAAGCGGCAATTGCGGTACAAGATAATGATCTAGCTAGTAGCAATACATTAATAGCAGAAATAGCTCAGACGTTAGCGAAAATATCAAAAACTGATTTACACTCAAATCCGTCATACTTATATCTAGCAGGTGTTATTTTTTACCAACAAAATCAATATGCACTGGCCAAAGAGTACTTTAATCAATATATTAAAATAGATAACTTTAATGCTAATGCCAAGTTATTAATGGCAAGGATATCAATGGAGCAGGGCGACTTTGAAGATGCTAAAACTCAACTAGTTAAGGCGCTCATTCAGCATGGTAATAATCATCAAATTCTGACGTTGTTAGGGGTTTGCTATCTTGAATTACAGCAATACGAATCGGCCTTAGTATATTTTCAACAAGCTAAAAGCTTACACTCATCTGAAAATGTTGATCTTCAACTTGCTAAAACGTATTTATCACTCAATCAAAGAGCCCCAGCTATACAGCTATTAACTGAAGGTGACTTTAATGAACAGCAACAAGTGTTTGCCAGTTTTTTGTTGGTTAAGGCTTATTTGGAGGAAGGAAAAACTGAACTGGCAGTAAAAATTGCATTAAAGTTAAGTTTATTACAACCTAAAAACCCAGAATTTATACATCATTTAGGTTTTGTTTATCAATCTATTGGGGATTTTGAAAAAGCTAAAACACAGTATCAACAGGCATTAACATTAAATAAGCAACATACTAAATCAATTATTAGTTTAGCTCAAGTCACCAGTATCATGGGACAACCTGAACAAGGGTTAACACAACTGAAAAATGCGTTAGTACAATTACCTACCGATATTGAGATATTAAAAGCGATAGCGAATCATTTTCAGCGTATGGGCCAAGATAACAACGCTATTCTTATGTATCAAAAGGCGTTGGAACAGCAACCTGACAATGAAGAATTAATTATTAACTTTGCCTCTGTTCTGGTGCACCTCGGTAATTATAGTGAGGCAATTGAGGAGATTAAAGCTTTTATACTTACCCAGAAAAAAACAGATAATGTTTACTTATTGTTAGGGCATTTGTATATCAATACTAAACAGGTGCAATTAGCGATAGAAAGCTATCGTAGTGCACTTAAGTTTGATGCTAATAAATCACAAGTGTATTATTTTATCGCGAAAGCATACCAAGAAGACAGAAAATTTTCCGCTGCAGTGGCTGCTTATCAAAAAGCAATAGCCTGGGCTCCGGCTTCATTAGAGCCAGTTCTGGCACTAGCAAATTATTTTAATCAAGAATCACGTTATAATGATGCTATTGAGGTGTTACTTGCTTTTGATGGTGCAGCTAAAGCATCGGATCGTTTTATTGAAATTTTAGCTCATTCTTATTTTCTTAATAAACAATATCAGCAAGCAGAGCAAAGCTATTTAAAGATAAAGCAGTCAAATAAAATCAGTACGGTTTCGGGCCTATCTTTGGTTTATCAAGCCATGGAGCAACAAGAAAAAGCGATCACACTACTAGAAAGAGCCTTGAACATTAATGCTGATAATTTAATATTGTTAAGTGCATTAGCCGAGGTTTATATTAATAATGAACACTGGGTTAAAGCAGAAGAAATTTACAATAAAATTATTGGCTTAGATGGTAATCAACCTATGTTACTCAATAATGCTGCTTTTATTGCTATGTCACAGTCTAAATTTGAACAAGCCAAAGAGTACGCTACTCGCTCGGTAGCCTTAGTAGATAATGCTCCAGACTCACTCGATACCTTAGGTTGGATATATTATCTAACAAAAGACTACACTCAAGCCTTAGCTTTACTGCGTGAAGCTTTAGCAATTGAATCTTCTAATGTCGCAATTAAATACCATATGGCAATGACCTTAAAAGCATTGGGGCAAGACCGCGAAGCCTTTAATTTGTTACGTGAAGTCGTTAATAGTAATGTGGATTTTTCTGATAAAAGTAAAGCTAAACAAGTGCTTGAATATTGGAGCCAACCTTAA
- a CDS encoding PEP-CTERM sorting domain-containing protein: protein MRISKHISTLTNALIASFCILMAFPSMATPTTTDKLISHYFAGDNDCNNPYFQDPGSNSFSTCKVAIGTFDVDKVYLADVIAKFDTIKDSTSPSYTESDNYAADIEQADWTFGNNGGELDSDYKVGTWTYTGGSPGIRFWTAKAGNGFNLFWLVDDTTDANNACNPETYTLACLNLAKTVTSGSWTTPVGTNGKNKGLSHLTFFGGTITTCQQNCSPIVVPEPQTIMLFALAMLGFVVRRERSTIKQS, encoded by the coding sequence ATGAGAATTAGCAAACATATTTCAACATTAACTAACGCTTTAATCGCCAGTTTTTGTATATTGATGGCCTTTCCAAGCATGGCAACCCCTACAACAACCGATAAACTCATAAGTCATTATTTTGCTGGTGATAACGATTGTAATAACCCGTATTTTCAAGATCCTGGTAGTAACAGCTTTAGTACCTGTAAAGTGGCTATCGGAACATTTGATGTTGATAAAGTTTATTTAGCCGATGTCATTGCTAAATTTGACACTATTAAAGACTCTACTTCTCCAAGCTATACTGAAAGCGACAACTACGCTGCAGATATTGAGCAGGCTGATTGGACTTTTGGCAATAATGGCGGTGAGCTAGATAGTGATTATAAAGTCGGTACTTGGACATATACTGGTGGCTCTCCAGGGATACGTTTTTGGACAGCTAAAGCTGGTAATGGCTTTAATCTCTTTTGGCTGGTGGATGATACAACCGATGCAAACAATGCATGTAATCCTGAAACTTATACGCTAGCCTGTCTTAACTTAGCTAAAACAGTTACCAGTGGTAGTTGGACAACACCTGTTGGCACGAATGGAAAAAATAAAGGTCTATCACATTTAACCTTTTTCGGTGGAACAATTACTACATGTCAGCAAAACTGCAGCCCAATCGTAGTACCAGAGCCACAAACCATCATGTTATTTGCATTAGCAATGTTAGGATTCGTTGTTCGCCGAGAGCGCTCAACGATAAAACAATCTTAA
- the hrpA gene encoding ATP-dependent RNA helicase HrpA, whose translation MTVKSLFDALHQVKLSDKARIRKRLLSVKKITHVDKQHKALQQIAVSIEQSIANKQVRIANLPKVSYPEGLPVSQNVDVIAKAIAENQVVIIAGETGSGKTTQIPKICLQLGRGIDGIIGHTQPRRIAARTVANRIADELNTKLGNAVGYKVRFNDQVSEHSYIKLMTDGILLAEMQKDRLLRQYDTLIIDEAHERSLNIDFILGYLRQILPKRPDLKIIITSATIDPEKFAKHFASANGELAPIIEVSGRTFPVEMRYRPLNEMSDESNGDADIISGILNAVDELSSDGRGATTDGDILVFLNGEREIRDTARALEKANLRHTNVLPLYSRLTVAEQNLIFKPHSGRNIVLATNVAETSLTVPGIKYVIDPGTARISRYSYRTKVQRLPIEPISQASANQRAGRCGRVSSGVCIRLYSEDDYLNRPEFTDPEILRTNLATVILQMLALDLGEIADFPFVQPPDNRNINDGVRLLEELAAIDANASHVKLTPVGRSLSKFPIDPRLAKMILTAADLGCIEQIFIIVSALSIQDPRERPHEKQQAADENHGRFKNKQSDFVGLLKLWNYVEEQQKLLTNNQFRRLCQKEFLSYVRIREWQDIYSQLTHSLRELKIPMSRIELDLSEEAEKNPVNGNVDIVHQAILSGLLSHLGQQDENREYKGARGSKFFIFPGSALAKKAPKWLMAAELVETSRLFARMAAKIDPLWLEPLAEHLVKRSYSEPHWEKKQGAVMAFEQVTLYGLIIVGKRKVNFNKLEPDTCREIFIREALVNGDSTMKEAFLKDNRQLVDEIEALEQKARRKDFLIEEQQLVDFYTEKLPESAICQRSFLAWWKTEKQSNAKLLNFTKAFLLKETAVKLSVNEYPETWQQGSLTLPLSYHFSPGDEDDGISVLIPVGILNQVENIGFDWLIPALRLELITALIRGLPKSLRRNFVPAPNYAEACVAAISGADSALTAALEKQLLRMTGVRLPEDAWQGVELVPHLAMNFKIVNENGKLLKQGRNLDVLKDSLQGRVQASIKKVADKGIERSDIANWDFKDLPKSYEKKVANITIKAFPALVDKNKSVAIELFEHESLAEQAMLDGVSRLILLSIPSPVKYLQQKLPNKSKLGLYFNPFGSINDLLDDCIVAGCQFLVNEYGELPRAQQAFEACKEHVRAEIADCVLSAAIKVERVLSLAHDVRKKIKAKMSLNVVQSHGDIKAQLEALVFKGFVTKAGYQRLDDIARYLTAMERRLEKLQIDPNQDRLKMLEVEKVQQALDTVVAQQPKGQPLRKELMQGSWMIEELRVSLFAQNLKTPFPISAKRILNYLKEYS comes from the coding sequence ATAACCGTAAAGTCACTTTTTGATGCTTTACATCAGGTTAAATTATCCGACAAAGCCCGTATTAGAAAGCGCTTATTGAGCGTGAAAAAAATAACGCATGTCGATAAGCAGCACAAAGCCTTACAACAAATTGCTGTCTCGATTGAGCAATCAATAGCAAATAAGCAAGTTCGCATCGCTAATTTACCTAAGGTGAGTTATCCCGAAGGCCTACCGGTTTCTCAAAATGTTGATGTTATCGCTAAGGCTATCGCTGAAAATCAAGTGGTGATCATTGCCGGGGAAACGGGCTCAGGTAAAACTACCCAAATTCCAAAAATATGTTTACAGCTTGGTAGAGGCATTGACGGTATTATTGGTCATACGCAACCACGTCGTATCGCCGCGAGAACTGTGGCAAATCGTATTGCCGATGAACTTAATACTAAATTAGGTAACGCTGTTGGTTATAAGGTACGTTTTAACGACCAAGTAAGCGAACACAGTTATATCAAGTTAATGACTGATGGTATTTTGCTTGCTGAAATGCAAAAAGATCGGCTATTGCGTCAATACGATACCTTAATTATCGATGAAGCCCATGAGCGCAGCTTAAATATTGATTTTATTTTGGGTTACTTACGTCAAATATTACCAAAACGTCCTGACTTAAAAATCATTATTACCTCAGCAACCATTGATCCTGAAAAGTTCGCTAAACATTTTGCTAGCGCAAACGGGGAACTAGCGCCGATTATTGAAGTTTCGGGTCGAACATTCCCAGTAGAAATGCGTTATCGTCCGCTGAACGAAATGAGTGACGAAAGTAATGGTGATGCCGATATTATTTCCGGCATTCTCAATGCGGTAGACGAACTGAGTTCCGATGGTCGCGGCGCAACAACGGATGGCGACATTCTGGTGTTTCTTAACGGCGAACGAGAAATTCGCGATACCGCACGTGCTTTAGAAAAGGCAAATTTACGTCATACCAATGTTTTACCTTTATATTCGCGTTTAACCGTTGCCGAGCAAAATTTAATATTTAAGCCACATAGTGGTCGTAATATTGTTTTAGCGACCAACGTTGCTGAAACCAGTTTAACCGTGCCGGGCATTAAATATGTGATTGACCCAGGTACTGCGCGAATATCTCGCTACAGTTACCGTACAAAAGTACAACGTTTACCGATAGAGCCTATTTCACAAGCCAGTGCCAATCAACGGGCGGGTCGTTGTGGCCGTGTATCTTCTGGTGTTTGTATTCGTTTATATTCTGAAGATGACTACCTAAATCGCCCTGAATTTACCGACCCTGAAATATTACGCACCAATTTAGCCACGGTTATATTGCAAATGTTGGCGTTAGATTTAGGTGAGATTGCAGACTTTCCTTTTGTACAGCCACCAGATAATCGCAATATCAATGACGGCGTTCGTTTACTCGAAGAGCTAGCGGCAATTGATGCCAACGCGAGCCATGTTAAGTTAACGCCCGTTGGTCGTTCATTATCGAAATTCCCGATAGATCCACGTTTGGCTAAAATGATTTTAACGGCAGCAGACTTAGGCTGTATTGAACAAATATTTATTATTGTCAGCGCGCTAAGTATTCAAGACCCACGTGAGCGACCACATGAAAAGCAACAAGCAGCAGATGAAAACCATGGCCGTTTCAAAAATAAGCAGTCAGACTTTGTTGGTTTACTTAAACTATGGAATTATGTTGAAGAACAGCAAAAGCTGTTAACCAATAATCAATTCCGTCGTTTGTGTCAGAAAGAGTTCTTATCCTATGTCCGAATTCGGGAATGGCAAGATATTTACAGTCAGTTGACGCATTCGTTACGGGAATTAAAAATCCCGATGAGCCGTATTGAGTTAGATTTATCTGAAGAAGCTGAAAAAAATCCCGTTAACGGTAATGTAGATATTGTCCATCAAGCAATATTATCGGGACTCTTGAGTCATTTAGGTCAACAAGATGAAAACCGAGAATATAAAGGCGCACGCGGCAGTAAGTTTTTTATCTTCCCTGGCTCAGCATTAGCTAAAAAAGCACCTAAATGGTTGATGGCAGCAGAGTTAGTGGAAACCAGTCGTTTATTTGCTCGCATGGCGGCAAAAATAGACCCTTTATGGCTTGAACCATTGGCAGAGCATTTAGTTAAGCGTAGCTACAGCGAACCACATTGGGAAAAGAAACAAGGCGCTGTAATGGCGTTCGAACAAGTGACACTTTACGGTTTAATTATTGTCGGTAAGCGTAAAGTAAATTTTAATAAACTTGAACCTGATACTTGTCGTGAAATCTTTATTCGTGAAGCTTTGGTTAATGGTGATAGCACCATGAAAGAAGCCTTCTTAAAGGATAATCGTCAACTCGTTGATGAAATTGAGGCTCTAGAGCAAAAAGCTCGTCGCAAAGATTTTTTGATTGAAGAACAACAACTCGTCGACTTTTATACTGAAAAATTGCCGGAAAGCGCCATTTGTCAGCGCAGCTTTCTAGCTTGGTGGAAAACTGAAAAACAAAGCAATGCTAAGTTATTAAACTTTACCAAAGCCTTTTTATTAAAAGAAACTGCGGTTAAGCTTTCAGTCAATGAGTATCCCGAAACTTGGCAGCAGGGCAGTTTAACCCTGCCGTTAAGTTATCATTTTAGCCCCGGTGATGAAGATGACGGTATCAGTGTTTTGATCCCCGTTGGTATATTGAACCAGGTTGAAAATATCGGTTTTGACTGGTTAATTCCGGCCTTAAGACTTGAGCTGATCACCGCATTAATTAGAGGTTTACCTAAGTCGTTAAGACGTAATTTTGTGCCCGCACCTAATTATGCTGAAGCTTGCGTTGCCGCAATCTCGGGTGCTGATAGCGCATTAACTGCTGCGCTTGAAAAGCAGTTATTAAGAATGACGGGTGTACGTTTGCCTGAAGATGCATGGCAAGGTGTCGAGTTAGTACCACATTTAGCAATGAATTTTAAAATTGTTAATGAAAACGGCAAACTGCTCAAGCAAGGACGAAATCTAGATGTATTAAAAGATAGTTTACAAGGTCGAGTGCAAGCTTCCATTAAAAAGGTCGCAGACAAAGGCATTGAACGTAGTGATATTGCTAACTGGGACTTTAAAGACTTACCGAAAAGCTACGAAAAGAAAGTGGCTAATATCACCATAAAAGCGTTTCCGGCTTTGGTGGATAAAAACAAGTCAGTCGCGATTGAATTATTTGAACATGAAAGTTTAGCAGAGCAAGCGATGTTAGATGGTGTCAGTCGCTTAATTTTATTAAGCATACCGTCACCCGTAAAATATCTACAACAGAAACTACCTAATAAGTCTAAATTGGGGTTATATTTCAATCCATTTGGTTCAATTAACGATTTACTCGATGATTGTATTGTCGCTGGTTGTCAGTTTTTAGTAAATGAATACGGCGAGTTACCACGCGCGCAACAAGCGTTTGAAGCTTGTAAAGAGCATGTACGCGCTGAAATTGCTGATTGTGTATTAAGTGCCGCGATAAAAGTTGAACGTGTGCTGAGTTTAGCTCATGACGTACGCAAGAAAATAAAAGCTAAAATGTCGCTTAATGTTGTGCAATCGCATGGCGATATTAAAGCACAGTTAGAAGCTTTAGTTTTTAAAGGTTTTGTCACTAAAGCCGGTTATCAGCGTTTAGATGATATTGCTCGATACCTAACAGCTATGGAGCGTCGACTAGAAAAGTTGCAAATTGATCCGAATCAAGATCGACTTAAAATGTTAGAAGTTGAAAAAGTACAGCAAGCGTTAGATACGGTAGTTGCTCAACAACCGAAAGGACAACCTTTGCGTAAAGAGTTAATGCAAGGTTCTTGGATGATTGAAGAGCTACGTGTGTCTCTTTTTGCGCAAAACTTAAAAACACCTTTTCCTATTTCAGCAAAACGAATATTGAACTACCTTAAAGAATACAGTTAA
- a CDS encoding class I SAM-dependent methyltransferase encodes MSARIYLKVAREKSLRRKHPWIFSQAINKIKGNALLGDTVDVFDNKGNWLAKGAYSPESQIRIRVWSFDINEEIDANFFRNKLLSAQKRRDWFIAAGGLTGYRLIAGESDGLPGITIDKYDNFIVCQLLSAGADFHRYTLVECLKDLYPGCHIFERSDVDVRKKEGLEPVTGWLTEPQESTECIIEEHGIKIHVDIAKGHKTGFYLDQRDSRLAAGKYAKDKTVLNCFSYTGTFALHCAANGAKEVINVDVSESALALAKQNAELNQLDDKNISFVKADVFKLLRQYREEKRTFDMIILDPPKFVESKAQLTGACRGYKDINMLAMQLLKPNGTLLTFSCSGLMESNLFQKVVADAALDAKRNVYFVDRLHQAADHPVASNYPEGYYLKGLVCQVE; translated from the coding sequence ATGTCAGCAAGAATTTATTTAAAAGTTGCGCGTGAAAAGTCACTACGCCGGAAGCATCCGTGGATTTTTTCTCAAGCCATCAATAAAATCAAAGGTAACGCTTTACTTGGTGATACTGTCGATGTCTTTGATAATAAAGGAAATTGGCTAGCTAAAGGCGCATATTCTCCCGAATCTCAAATCAGAATTCGTGTTTGGAGTTTTGATATTAATGAAGAAATTGACGCCAATTTTTTTCGTAATAAATTGTTAAGCGCACAAAAAAGACGCGATTGGTTCATCGCAGCCGGTGGATTAACCGGCTATCGCCTGATTGCTGGCGAATCAGATGGTCTTCCTGGTATCACTATTGATAAATATGATAACTTTATTGTTTGTCAGTTACTTAGTGCCGGTGCTGATTTTCATCGCTATACCTTAGTTGAATGTTTAAAAGATCTTTATCCTGGTTGTCATATTTTTGAACGTTCAGATGTTGATGTGCGTAAAAAAGAAGGTTTAGAGCCGGTAACCGGCTGGTTAACCGAGCCGCAGGAATCAACAGAATGTATTATCGAAGAGCACGGCATTAAAATTCATGTCGATATTGCTAAAGGGCATAAAACAGGTTTTTATTTAGATCAACGTGACTCACGCCTTGCTGCGGGCAAATATGCTAAAGATAAAACAGTATTAAACTGTTTCTCTTATACTGGGACTTTTGCCTTACATTGTGCGGCAAATGGTGCCAAAGAAGTCATTAATGTCGATGTATCAGAATCTGCCTTAGCGCTTGCAAAACAAAACGCAGAGCTTAATCAGCTAGACGACAAAAATATTTCATTCGTTAAAGCTGATGTCTTTAAGTTATTACGTCAATACCGTGAAGAAAAACGTACTTTTGATATGATTATTCTTGACCCACCTAAGTTTGTTGAATCAAAAGCACAGCTGACCGGTGCTTGCCGCGGTTACAAAGACATCAATATGCTGGCGATGCAGTTACTGAAACCCAATGGCACATTATTAACATTTTCTTGCTCAGGTTTAATGGAATCCAACTTATTTCAAAAAGTAGTTGCCGATGCGGCATTAGATGCAAAAAGAAATGTTTACTTCGTTGATAGACTTCACCAAGCGGCTGATCATCCTGTAGCATCTAACTATCCTGAAGGTTATTATCTAAAGGGGTTAGTTTGCCAAGTAGAATAG
- a CDS encoding PilZ domain-containing protein translates to MVNYDDKRNFYRMMLNSEVTVTIIDDEANSKILATCRDLSATGIAIEMEHPLEMNTAVHISVQSANSSVQPLDVKGKVVRVTEESANCYLIGINISEID, encoded by the coding sequence ATGGTTAACTACGATGACAAACGTAATTTTTATCGCATGATGCTAAACAGTGAAGTAACCGTGACCATTATTGATGATGAAGCTAACAGTAAAATTTTAGCCACTTGTCGTGATTTGAGTGCCACAGGCATAGCAATTGAAATGGAACATCCTTTAGAGATGAATACTGCGGTACATATTAGTGTGCAATCAGCTAATAGCTCTGTTCAGCCACTCGATGTTAAAGGTAAAGTGGTGAGAGTAACGGAAGAGAGCGCTAACTGTTACTTAATTGGCATTAATATTTCTGAAATTGATTAG
- a CDS encoding acylphosphatase → MNVSYMAHVSGKVQGVYFRASSQQIAIDHGLSGYARNLTDGRVEILMCGEEQSINKMLAWLAHGPPQAEVKTIESKQVPWQEHHFFAIS, encoded by the coding sequence ATGAATGTAAGTTACATGGCGCATGTTAGTGGCAAGGTTCAAGGGGTTTATTTTCGAGCTTCTAGTCAGCAAATTGCTATTGATCATGGTTTAAGTGGTTACGCACGTAACTTAACGGATGGTCGTGTCGAAATATTAATGTGTGGCGAAGAGCAAAGTATCAATAAAATGTTGGCGTGGTTGGCGCATGGACCACCACAAGCAGAAGTTAAAACTATAGAGTCAAAGCAAGTACCTTGGCAAGAGCATCATTTTTTTGCCATTAGTTAA
- a CDS encoding NAD(P)H-quinone oxidoreductase, which translates to MRYIAINNLQQLSFNDIEKPTIAADECLIKVRAIGINRADILQKQGQYPPPPGESTILGIEACGDIIALGGEQQNWHVGDQVFAIVPGGAYAEYVKVKTEHLIKLPKNLTYVEGAAIAEAYLTAYQCLFTIANLQPNSQVLIHAGASGVGTAAIQLAKSLGCHVSVTVGNDKKAAICQALGADEAINYQSTDFVAWTKQQKRSYDVILDVVAGEYVNRNIDVCALDGHIVIISLLGGRFAENVDVGKMLAKRVNIHATTLRSRHDEYKTQLIKAFKQDFYQCLEQGKIKPVIYQQFSWCDVENAHEIMLKNENTGKLILEVE; encoded by the coding sequence TTGCGTTATATTGCTATTAATAATCTACAACAACTGAGTTTTAATGATATCGAAAAGCCGACCATCGCTGCTGATGAGTGTTTAATCAAAGTAAGAGCTATTGGGATAAATCGCGCCGATATTTTACAAAAGCAAGGACAATACCCACCTCCACCAGGTGAATCAACCATACTGGGCATTGAGGCCTGTGGTGATATTATTGCGCTTGGCGGCGAACAGCAAAATTGGCATGTTGGTGATCAAGTTTTTGCTATTGTGCCTGGTGGCGCATATGCAGAATATGTAAAAGTTAAAACCGAACACTTAATCAAACTGCCTAAAAATTTAACTTATGTCGAAGGCGCAGCGATAGCAGAAGCTTATTTAACGGCTTATCAATGCTTATTTACCATTGCTAATTTACAGCCTAATAGCCAAGTGTTGATTCATGCGGGTGCTAGTGGTGTGGGTACTGCTGCTATTCAGTTGGCTAAATCCCTAGGCTGTCATGTAAGTGTTACTGTGGGCAACGATAAAAAAGCGGCAATTTGTCAAGCGTTAGGTGCTGATGAGGCAATAAATTATCAAAGTACTGATTTTGTTGCTTGGACTAAACAGCAAAAGCGTAGCTATGATGTTATTTTAGATGTGGTTGCCGGTGAATATGTGAATAGAAATATCGATGTCTGTGCTTTAGATGGACATATCGTGATTATTTCATTACTTGGTGGTCGTTTTGCTGAAAATGTTGACGTGGGTAAAATGCTTGCTAAACGGGTAAATATTCATGCGACAACATTACGTAGCCGACACGATGAGTATAAAACACAGTTAATTAAGGCATTTAAACAAGACTTTTATCAATGCCTTGAACAAGGAAAAATTAAGCCGGTTATTTATCAGCAATTTTCCTGGTGTGATGTAGAAAATGCCCACGAAATCATGTTAAAAAATGAAAATACCGGTAAGTTAATACTTGAAGTAGAGTAA